The DNA region gatagatagagagatagatagatagatagatagacagataaatatatatatagatagatagatagatagacagatagatagatagagagagagaggaggaccaaCCAGTCCACAGAATATTTCAACCACAACACACCACTAACCCACGCTTGCCATCTCCACCACAACGCGATCAAAACTTACCAAGCAAAATCCTCTTCGGCCaagaaattatcaatattatcctttcaTTACATAATTGACTCTTTAGTCGATGAAAAAAAACACCCGATTTTAGCCTGCACACTCACCCTGCTTTCCCGTGTGAAACCGCCATGGCCTTTGTTACATGGAGTTCgtatgggtgggggggtggggggtagggtgaaggaggggcggtggtagggaggagggggttatgACTATGATGGGGATAGGGctatggggaagagaagaaaaggggttgagaagtgaggggagaggaaggaaggagatggagcagggaggaaggacggggtggggggggggtaggggaggagtggggagagaggagacaggctAGTATtaatgtttgggggggggggggtaaagtatgatggagggggagagagggagggattcgcTGTATTAAGTAATaacagagaggggtggggggcagagatagatagataggagaaagaaagaaagattgagatagatagatagaaagatggatagagagagagagagaaagagagagagagagagagagagagtgagagagagaaagagagagagagagacaagaacagCTAAACAGGGCAAGGAAAGACAAAGATggttttataaatagatagatagacgggtcgatagacagataaataggtaaaaagataaatgaatagacagatagacggaaacacaaacaaagagaggaggaggggcagagagacggtgagagaggggtgaatgacgggcgagggagaggtggggtgaatttctggctggggggggggggggggcgggggcagggggccCGCTCGTGCTCCGTACAGTATATAAGGGGAGAGCGCACCGGCCCTCGCCATCGTCTGACAACACTCTTCAGGTGAGTGTTGGGTCGTCTGCATGTGTTGCAgtgccgcatatatatatatatatatatatatatatatatatatatatcaatatctgtgtgtgtgtgtgtatagttatacacacatacacagacgcacaaatatatgtacacacacacacacacacacacacacacacacacatatatatatatatatatatatatatatatatatatatatataacatacatatttatatatttatatttatacacacacatatgtatgtatatatatatatatatatatatatatatatatatgtaaaacacacatacacatacaatacacacacacacacacacacacacacacacacacacacacacacacacacacacacacacacacgcacacacacacacacacaacatacaacacgcacacacacacacacacacacacacacacacacacacatgcacacacacacacacacacacacacacacatatatatatatatatatatatatatatatatatatgtgtgtgtgtgtgtgtgtgtgtgtgtgtgtgtgtgtgtaaataaatatatctaaatatacagatatatacatatatatacatatatatatatatatatatatatatatatatatatatatatatatatatatgtgtgtgtgtgtgtgtgtgtgtgtgtgtgtaaataaatatatctaaatatacagatatatacatatatatacatatatatatatatatatatatatatatatatatatatatatatatatacgcacacacacacacacacacacacacacacacacacacacacacacacacacacacacactcacacacacacacacacacacacacacacacacacaaacacacacacacacacactcacacacacacacacacacacacacacacacacacacacacatgcacacacacacacacacacacacacacacacacacacacacatacacacacacacatatatgtatatatatatgtatatatatatatgtatgtatatgtatatatatgtatatacatgtatatatatgtatatacatgtatttatatatatacatatatatatatatatatatattaatatatgtatatacatatataaataaatatatatatatgtatatatatatatatatatatatatatatatattagtaataacaataataatagtaataatgataatgataataatgatatataaatagtaatagaactgcatttatatattaattcctaaataacaagaacaacggcAACAAGCAAGGCCTCCAAAAcagtctcttttcctttcaaccAAGTCCCGCGAGAGTCATAAATGCAGGTCGCTCGCTGCCGTCGCCTGGGCAATGGCCGGCGTTGCTACGGCGTGTCTTTCTTTTATTGGTTTCATGAAGTGCTTTTTAAAATTGGTTTtatcatatatgcgtatgtaacacgtacacaaatgtatgtatacatgtaggtatatatacatatgtatatgtttatatatatatatatatgtgtatttatgtatgtatgtatgtatgtatgtgtgtgtgtgtgtgtgcccacaaacactcacacacacacacacacacactcgccctcctCTTTGTCGGAACTCCAAAGAGCCATTCAAGTCCAAGCCTCTCTAACCTCTCGCCTTCTCATCTCCGCCCAGGATGCTGCGAATCGctgttgtgctgtgtgtggtgGCCTCCTCCATGGGCTTCATGATGCCCGAGGCTATGCTTAAGAAGTATGCATACATGAAGGTGAGTGTGTCTGATTTTATTTGAGTGTGGTATAGActtgttttttcccctttggtTAGTAATGGTAAGATAGGTAACTATGACCATGAGGGATACATTTCATTAAGTTACATGTCACTGGTTTCTATCCCTTTCAAAGATGATTTTCACTAAAGTATACGTAATGTAACCACAGAAATCACATATTTTCATGCTCACAAAATTATGTATTTCTTCCCCCTCAAAAGATAATCCTGAATTTCCATTTCATTAAAAGACTATAAACTCTCACTAAGCATGTGGTTTTCCCCAACAGATCATGAAGAGCTGCCTGGGCGAAGAGAAAGTCATGAGTTGGATGTTTGAAATGAAGAAGGCCATGGCAGAGTGCGGGGGCGAATATGATGAATACTTGGTAATTTTTCgtaatttattttgctttaactattatagcgtttttttttttctgatatgtcTATTGGTTCATTGGTTTCTTTACGatccgtttattttatttttactctgcTTTACAGGAATGAAGAATTATTCATGtttctatttcttctattttagTTTCCCTCTTTACAGGAAGAACTGAGGCTCAGGCCAAATTATATCCCTGTTTACGTCAATGCGCCCTTCATGTCCCACTTTCCGCAGCCACCTTCCCAGGGCAGGACGGTAAGGCATTCGGCATTCTCTATTATATAAGTAATTCCTGAAAATTATTTTCACCATACCTCGTTTTCTGTGGTGTGCGTTCACGCAGTTGAAACGTTTTCTTTGACAGAAACGTTTCGTCGACTTCGAGGCTGTAGATattgagggaatgaaggaaagcaTGCAGTCCAAGATCAACAACATCACCTGCGCTCTCCAGAAACTCGAATACGTAAGTAGTGCCCTTAATaagaattatctatatatacatatagatatacaaatatatatatatatatatatatatatatatatatatatatatatatatatatatatatattccgtgtgtgtgtgtgtgtgtgtgtgtgtgtgtgtgtgtgtgtgtgtgtgtgtgtgtgtgtgtgtgtgtgtgtgtgtgtgtgtgtgtgtgtgtgtacatatatatatgtatacataaattatattttagAAATTAATTAACAATACGTATGAGATGTTCAAACACCTTTGCTTGAGACTTATATTTTAGTTGATTTAACGGAGTGTGAGTGCATATGCTGATGAAAACAGGTCGAAATTACTCAAAATGATAGTCTCTTTCTCCAAATGCAGATTAATGAAGAAGGGGCAGTTAACTACGATTTGTTCAAAGAGGAAATCGAAGACTTGAACGTCAACAACATGCTCAAAGCCGACCTTCTGGAGGCCGTGGACATGTGCGAGAGCTTCAGCAGCTGCATGCCCACGGAGCAAAGCAAGCACCCTCTCATGCAGCAGCTGGGATCCGCCATTAGCTTCATGAAATGCTGCAGCATGAAGAAGGTATGGGAAAATTTTGCTTTGCAACTTTCTGCCATTGGACATTGCCGGATTATGTGCGgttatattgtaattattcatCTCTTGCtgctgcacacaaacacacacacacacacacacacacacacacacacacacacacacacacacacacacacacacacacacacacacacacacatatatgtataccaacatGCACCCACTCGGACACAGGCACGTAAAAACTCTCTTTCACAACCATTCACTTGATTAACCCccgttttttttgtctctccctcgtaccttcttcgcctccttcagcTGATGATGTGCATGAAGAACGACTTCCGTACATACGCCGCTCAAATGGGTTACAAAGGACCCCTCGATGAAGCAATGGAGCAGGTTCCTAGCAATCTTGAAGAGCTATTCGATAACCTCATGTAAGAGGAAGCTGATGGAAGCGTGTCCTGTTTTCACGAGGGTTTGTTTCAGATGAGTGAatgtgttttgtcttttattttcactcATCTGAATATTCTCTTGCGATTAATTGGATAGGGAATCTTGACCTGGAAtggcttggatttttttttataaagtttgaCAATTATTTCATCAGGGAACGGTAAAGAAAGCGAATGAGACAGAAACATTATCCATTTGTTCTTATAGGAAACGATGAAAATTGCCATCGATATATGTCATTCAAAGATCTTCAAAAATAATCTCCCTTCTCCATGCCCTCACCCACACATTTGGTTGATGAAAATTCCCCGAAAGTGTTGTGATATTCAGCCACGATAGTTCGAGGGAAATTTACAACAAGCAGCACGCAGAGTTATGCAATTTAGCATCTTTTCTCGTGCATTGCATCAGTGAAGAGTAGACGTTAttcatgatgaaaaaataaagtacTGACACttattatttgtttctatatCCTCTGTGAAAATTTAGGGGTACGTCAATTTTCTTCTTGGTTGAAGAAAGACAATGTGATCGAATCATATGGttgtaacaatgctaatgatgataatgaaaacagtcatGACAATGACGGTAATATCGgaaacagataataaataaaaagaaaacattgaaTGTATTTattgttcctgtttatgattacattttctatgtatacacatacgtaaaatACTTACCTAGGCATCACCGAGATCAATATTTTGGATCATGCTTCTGCAGGAAATGAGCATTGCCCAGTCTCTTCTAATTATACAGGTCTTCTGCCCTATGCCTCCAGTTCTAACCCCCGAATTTTCCGTATTCCATAGGGATTTCTAGTCGCTGGTCAGTACGTTCTTTAAGCACATAATATTCCTCTCTCCAATATTTTGGAGGcacttcacacaaacacaattcataattttattttagttttacctGATgttttttaccacacacacacacacacacatatatatatatatatatatatatatatgtgtgtatgtatatatatacatatacagatacactcacacacacacacacacacacacacacacacacacacacacacgcacacacacacacgcacatatatgtatatatatatatatacatacacatatacacatacactcactcacacacacacacacacacacacacacacatacatatatatatgtatatatatatatatatatatatatatatatatatatatatatatatatatcatatacacgtatatatatatatatatatatatatatatatatatatatgtatatatatatgtatatacatgtatatatatcatatatatacatatataaatatatgtatatatatgtatatatatgtatatatatcatatacacgtatatatatatatatatatatatatatatatatatatatatatgtatatgtatatatatgtatatatatatatatgtaatatatatatcatatacacgtatatatatgtatatatatatatatatatatatatatatatatatatatatatatatatatatatatatatatatataatgacattacTGACTCATCCGAAAATGTGAAATTAGGCTCCTGAACTGTTTTTCTTGCTAATTTGGTCGCCCTCTCAGTTGGAGGAAGAGTTCCAAATGCTGTTTTCACCCGCCAGGCTCGCCAGGTCACCCTTTTCCCTCTAAGCACGCTGTGAACAAATTTGCGAAACGACATCCCTAATGTATGTTTAAAGCAGCGATCTTATATTCTGTCAGGCAGAAATTTCTATAATGAGCCAAtatattttaaacaaaaatattggTTCCAAGGAGTTACCTTCAGAAAACGGTTATTGCAACATATTCAGTTTAGAAAATTCTCCATATGTTGGAGTGAATCTGTATGTCggggaatgaatgaatagataaatgaataaattaatataaaaaaaacagcaaaatataatagataaataagcacatatatatattatgatacatgcatatatatatatatatatatatatatatatatatatatataaatatatgcatagatatatatgtgtacacacatacctatattatatacatacacatttgagtcagatataaatgttgtatgtatatttggtAAATATTCGATTGCGACTTCCTTTGGAGTTACTGTTACAAAATCTGTAATAGGAAGCTTCTACTTCTAGTTATGCAATGTTCCCTGTTCATGTGTGATATGCTTACGAAAAATAATTTATTCATAACTTGGTTTATCAATATTACCTCCATTAACATATTTACCATCGTTGTGTACCTTGGCCACATTCgcttattaaaaaaaatgattgataattacaacattaatatcaagaatgatgatggtgataatgatgatgatgatgatgatgatgatgatgatgataatgatgatgatgatgatgacgatggtgataatgataatgatattgataatgataacaataataatgatgataataataatagcaatgataataacaatgataatgatgatgatgacaatgatgataatattgacagtaataataacaatcatatcatCAATGACGGAAATGATAAAACGCACATTTGATTTAGACCTTTCGACTTTGCACCAAGCCAAAGACGTAATACCCAGAATGTGCCTTGAAAATAGTGCTTAATGTGTGCAAGACACATCGTTGGTGGGCAATTCTTTAGCTCAAGAGTTCTACAGAGTTTGATTTAAGTAGTTTTATTTTGATTCAGATTTTTAGTTTAATTCCATTGTCTTACTCACGCGATTTCCCCTGCATATTTTACAAAGTCTGTTTTGGAGCCTTTTACTTCAGATGTCATTTCTCTCTACTGTTACTTTGATGGCCCCTTAATAATTTACTTTACTATGAAAGTCCTCTCATATTCAGTTACCAGTTACCCCTGTATGTGACTGATCGTTTGAAGTGTATAATTTGCGCCAGCAAAGTCTATATACCCGTGATAACTTCCCGTCATATGCCACGTACTTTCCTGAGTTCTTTTGTTACATGCAGCTGACTTTTTCCCTATTCCGGGTCTCGTACCTGTAGCCTTAACACTGACGCCTGAGAGTGATGCTTCGCTTACTCTTGCAAGTTAAATTTACAAACAATTTCTTCACGTTGCTATTTATAATCTTCGGTAGTTATGCTCATTGTCTTGTCCCTGTATGATGTCCTTTCCACGTCTCTGCGTTTCTGGATGAGCTGTCTAGTTATAAGAAACTctgattttcttctttccattttgaCTGGTCTTTTATAACTCACTGACCAGTTAATTTTGTCAAGATTTTCTCTGTCGACGAGAACTGAgtatttctcttgtttgtttagaCTAAATTTTGCAGTTCTATTTCACGTGTTTATTCCTTTTCCTACTGAGTCATATTTTCATCTTAGATCTAACCATTCTGAGGTCAGGATCAACACTTACAATGTATTTGTAGtacgtatttctattttttaaacgAACTAGATTCTCGATTCTGACCTTCAATAGCAAAGCTCACTTCCTGTCGATTCTTTCTTTGACTGCCCTTCTTCATGACTGGCACCCATTCCATGATTCCATACCACGGGAAATGGGACTTTTACTTCACCTGTGGCTACTACCTTTGTTACTATGGCTTAAAGTTCGATATAAACTTATGTAAAGGTTTTATCTTGCATCTGATTTAGGTGTTACGGAAACTACCTTTAAGCATTATAGAACACTATCATATTAATTTTGAAGTGTTTGTAAGCGAAAaacgtgtatattatatatatatatatatacatatatatacacatatatattatatatgtatatgtacacacatacacacacacacttacatatatctaaatacatgcaaacatacatatatttatatacatgcaaacatatatatatatatatatatatatatatatatatatatatatatatatatatatatacatgcaaacacatatatttatatacatgcatacatacatatatacacacacacatatatatgtatatatatatatgtgtgtatatgtatgaatatgaatacatatatgtttacacacaaaaacgcacacacacacacacatgtatgcatgtatatgtatatacatatacatacatatatatatatatatacatatatacatacatatatatatacataccaaaaaTATTGCACAAATTAACCGGGTCAAaagggggcggagctaatgacgtcaatGAAAATGCACTATTAGATATCATATATAGTTAGATGAACaactatttgtataatttacttgatGTTGGTATAATTACTAGAAGTAAACCAATACTCCCCACTCATAGCAGTCAGAATACTCTTAGTTCATTTGGGGTCAACAGGCtcaatggaagtggagctacctggttatatatattgtatatatatatgtatatatatatataatacacacacaaacgcacacacacacacacacacacacacacacacacacacacaaacgcacacacacacacacacacacacacacacacacacacacatatatatatatatatataagtgagagagagagagagagagagagagagagagagagagagagagagagagagagagagagagagagagagagagagagagagggagcaagagaaagagaatgagaaaaagagtgagtgagtaagtgagtgagtgagtgagtgagagagagagagagagagagagagagagagagagagagagagagagagagagagagagagagggagaaagaaaaagagaatgagaaaaagagtgagtgaataagtgagtgagtgagtgagtgagagagagagagagagagaaagagagggagaaagagaaagagaatgagaaaaagagtgagtgagtaagtgagtgagtaagagataaatagatagagagagagagagagagagagagagagagagagagagagagagagagagagagagagagagagagagagaaagagagggagaaagagaaagagaatgagaaaaagagtgggagagtgagtaagagaaagagagagagagagag from Penaeus chinensis breed Huanghai No. 1 chromosome 31, ASM1920278v2, whole genome shotgun sequence includes:
- the LOC125041906 gene encoding uncharacterized protein LOC125041906; this translates as MLRIAVVLCVVASSMGFMMPEAMLKKYAYMKIMKSCLGEEKVMSWMFEMKKAMAECGGEYDEYLEELRLRPNYIPVYVNAPFMSHFPQPPSQGRTKRFVDFEAVDIEGMKESMQSKINNITCALQKLEYINEEGAVNYDLFKEEIEDLNVNNMLKADLLEAVDMCESFSSCMPTEQSKHPLMQQLGSAISFMKCCSMKKLMMCMKNDFRTYAAQMGYKGPLDEAMEQVPSNLEELFDNLM